Proteins from one Mixophyes fleayi isolate aMixFle1 chromosome 9, aMixFle1.hap1, whole genome shotgun sequence genomic window:
- the HNRNPL gene encoding heterogeneous nuclear ribonucleoprotein L produces the protein MAAAAAVGGRSAYYGTEGGRAPKRLKTDGTEDNVAATAEGYEDPHKTPASPVVHVRGLIDGVVEADLAEALQEFGTISYVVVMPKKRQALVEFEDILGACNAVNYAADNQIYVAGHPAFVNYSTSQKISRPVDTGDDSRGVNNVLLFTILNPIYSITTDVLYTICNPCGPVQRIVIFRKNGVQAMVEFDSVQSAQRAKASLNGADIYSGCCTLKIEYAKPTRLNVFKNDQDTWDYTNPTLSGQGDTTGNPNKRQRNPPLLGDHPAEYAGGPHGGYHSHYHDEAYGPPPPHYEGRRMGPPPVGAPRRGPNRYGGPQYGHPPPPPPEYGPHADSPVLMVYGLDPSKMNCDRVFNVFCLYGNVEKVKFMKSKPGAAMVEMADGYAVDRALTHLNNNFMFGQKLSVCVSKQQSIVPGQSYGLEDGSCSFKVFSGSRNNRFTSPEQAAKNRIQQPSNVLHFFNAPPEVTEPNFLEISDELGLKKPASVKVFSGKSERSSSGLLEWESKSDALETLGLLNHYQMKNPNGPYPYTLKLCFSTAQHAS, from the exons ATGGCGGCAGCTGCAGCGGTGGGAGGAAGGTCAGCTTATTACGGGACTGAGGGTGGCCGTGCCCCAAAGAGGTTGAAGACGGACGGAACCGAGGACAACGTGGCGGCCACTGCG gaaggaTACGAGGACCCTCACAAAACCCCGGCTTCTCCGGTGGTCCACGTGAGGGGACTAATTGATGGAGTCGTGGAAGCTGATCTTGCAGAGGCACTCCAGGAGTTTGGTACTATCAG TTACGTGGTAGTGATGCCGAAGAAGAGACAGGCCCTGGTGGAGTTTGAGGACATCCTGGGAGCCTGTAATGCTGTAAACTATGCAGCAGACAACCAGATCTATGTAGCTGGTCATCCAGCTTTTGTCAACTACTCCACCAGCCAGAAGATCTCTCGTCCTGTAGACACTGGAGATGATTCCAGAGGAGTAAACAATGTCCTTCTGTTCACCATCCTAAACCCCATCTATTCCATCACAACG GACGTGCTGTACACCATCTGTAATCCTTGTGGACCTGTCCAGCGGATTGTAATCTTCAGGAAGAATGGAGTCCAGGCCATGGTGGA ATTTGACTCTGTACAAAGTGCCCAGCGTGCGAAGGCCTCTCTGAACGGAGCGGACATCTACTCTGGATGTTGCACTCTTAAGATTGAATACGCTAAG CCCACAAGGCTGAATGTCTTCAAAAACGACCAGGACACTTGGGACTACACAAACCCAACACTGAGCGGACAAG GTGACACCACAGGCAATCCTAACAAACGCCAGAGGAACCCACCGCTGCTGGGAGACCACCCTGCGGAGTATG CTGGAGGACCACATGGAGGATATCACAGCCACTACCATGATGAGGCATATGGCCCCCCACCTCCACACTATGAGGGCCGCAGGATGGGCCCCCCTCCTGTAGGAGCTCCACGCCGAGGCCCTAATCGCTATGGTGGTCCCCAATATGGTCACCCTCCACCGCCACCCCCAGAATATGGCCCCCATGCAGACAGCCCAGTGCTGATGGTATATGGACTCGACCCCAGCAAAATGAATTGTGATCGAGTGTTCAATGTGTTCTGTTTGTACGGCAATGTAGAGAAG GTGAAGTTCATGAAGAGCAAGCCTGGAGCAGCTATGGTAGAGATGGCCGATGGATATGCTGTTGATAGAGCCCTTACTCACTTGAACAACAATTTCATGTTTGGACAGAAACTTAGTGTGTG TGTGTCAAAGCAGCAGTCTATTGTACCTGGCCAGTCCTACGGCCTGGAGGATGGCTCGTGCAGCTTCAAGGTGTTCAGTGGCTCCCGCAACAACCGCTTCACCTCACCTGAGCAGGCTGCCAAAAACCGTATCCAGCAACCCAGCAATGTGCTGCATTTCTTCAATGCTCCTCCCGAAGTGACCGAGCCCAACTTCCTAGAG ATATCTGACGAATTGGGTCTGAAGAAACCAGCATCGGTTAAAGTGTTTTCTGGAAAAA GTGAACGGAGCTCATCTGGACTGCTTGAGTGGGAATCCAAGAGCGATGCCCTTGAAACACTTGGCCTCCTGAATCATTACCAGATGAAGAATCCCA atGGTCCATACCCATACACTCTGAAACTTTGCTTCTCTACTGCCCAGCATGCGTCGTAA